The Scomber japonicus isolate fScoJap1 chromosome 13, fScoJap1.pri, whole genome shotgun sequence genome includes a window with the following:
- the hunk gene encoding hormonally up-regulated neu tumor-associated kinase homolog A, translating into MPVADSDMVVDNSHALYEGKTPNSAGNDCILPASLCSPAADILKNFYHTKRVGNYLIGRKLGEGSFAKVREGLHAMTGEKVAVKVIDKRKAKKDSYVTKNLRREGHIQQMIRHPNITQLLDILETENSYYLVMELCPGGNLMNRIYDKKRLDERETQKYIRQLVLAVEHLHRAGVVHRDLKIENLLLDEQDNIKLIDFGLSNCAGILGYSDPFSTQCGSPAYAAPELLSRKKYGPKVDVWSIGVNMYAMLTGTLPFTVEPFSLRALHQKMVDKEMNPLPPSLSTAAICLLKKLLEPDPNKRPNIHQVMADSWLQLANKNTGAPYLNRIHIEEINHTVLLHMTEKMGYKHSEVLSAVLTNRACHTLAVYFLLNKKMKRLSKEYREMQFQEKKKGEKQKNEYFQTQWRKHVDKLTIPPKQTPVYLAVSKGPSKEKKHRTGLLRAITGGHRNSPLAPPGTVASSSMEYLEIHPLFPNTPQQRRRLATLPQVNTSPEHNIPAPPAPSPIGMHSFGSLSKAEQIEDTPASPWYKLTNGTLSPPRHVSAFQPDSSYLKKATIPSPPVLIVNPQPKKSISSDWGGSSDTSGSPPSTVGSPPGSSAFSPPKSAFSPLNPTSAFSPPSNSSSSDPDSPTHRSKFPSMGIGQILKKKVQLQPFSFRPEQVVEEVVSPPPYPMQTLLCASGALKTLC; encoded by the exons ATGCCAGTTGCTGACAGCGACATGGTAGTGGACAACAGCCACGCGTTATACGAGGGTAAAACCCCAAACAGTGCCGGGAATGACTGCATTCTCCCGGCATCACTATGCAGTCCTGCGGCAGACATCCTCAAGAACTTTTACCACACCAAACGGGTCGGGAACTATCTGATTGGGAGGAAGCTGGGAGAAGGATCGTTCGCCAAAGTTAGAGAGGGTCTCCATGCCATGACAGGGGAGAAG GTGGCAGTGAAGGTGATCGACAAGCGCAAGGCCAAGAAGGACTCATATGTGACCAAGAACCTGCGCAGGGAAGGCCACATCCAACAGATGATCCGCCACCCTAATATCACGCAGCTGCTGGACATCCTTGAGACGGAGAACAGTTACTATCTAGTGATGGAGCTGTGTCCTGGTGGGAACCTCATGAACCGCATCTATGACAAGAAACGCCTGGACGAGAGGGAGACTCAGAAATACATTCGTCAGCTGGTGCTGGCTGTGGAACACCTACACAGGGCCGGTGTGGTGCATAG GGATCTGAAGATAGAAAACCTCCTTTTGGATGAGCAGGACAACATAAAGCTCATAG ATTTTGGCCTGAGTAACTGCGCTGGCATCTTAGGATACTCAGATCCATTCAGCACCCAGTGTGGGAGTCCAGCCTATGCTGCCCCGGAGCTGCTCTCCAGGAAGAAGTATGGACCAAAAGTGGATGTCTGGTCCAT TGGTGTGAACATGTATGCGATGTTGACTGGGACTCTCCCGTTCACTGTGGAGCCCTTCAGTCTCCGAGCCCTGCACCAAAAGATGGTGGACAAGGAGATGAACCCTCTACCTCCCTCACTCTCCACAG CTGCCATCTGCCTTCTGAAGAAGCTTCTTGAGCCTGATCCCAACAAGCGTCCCAATATTCATCAGGTGATGGCTGACTCCTGGCTACAGCTGGCCAACAAGAACACAGGGGCACCGTACCTCAACAG gATTCACATTGAGGAAATAAACCACACGGTGTTGCTGCATATGACCGAGAAGATGGGCTACAAGCATAGCGAGGTGCTAAGTGCTGTCCTCACCAACCGCGCCTGCCATACTCTGGCTGTCTACTTCCTCCtcaacaagaaaatgaaaaggcTTTCTAAAGAGTACAGG GAGATGCAGTTccaggagaaaaagaaaggagaaaagcagAAGAATGAATACTTTCAGACCCAGTGGAGGAAGCATGTCGACAAGCTCACCATACCGCCCAAACAGACGCCTGTCTACCTGGCTGTTAGCAAGGGGCCCAGCAAGGAGAAGAAACACAGAACAG GTCTATTGCGTGCCATAACTGGCGGCCATCGTAACTCACCTCTCGCACCACCCGGCACTGTTGCCTCTTCCTCGATGGAATATCTTGAGATCCATCCCCTCTTCCCTAACACGCCACAGCAACGGAGGCGCTTGGCCACCCTCCCGCAAGTTAACACAAGCCCGGAACACAACATTCCTGCTCCACCAGCGCCATCGCCGATCGGCATGCATTCCTTCGGCTCCCTCTCCAAAGCCGAGCAAATTGAGGACACCCCCGCTTCACCGTGGTACAAGCTGACCAACGGGACTTTGTCCCCGCCCCGCCATGTCTCTGCTTTCCAACCTGACTCCTCATACTTGAAGAAGGCTACGATCCCCAGTCCTCCTGTCCTCATCGTCAACCCACAGCCCAAGAAGAGCATTTCCTCAGATTGGGGCGGTTCTTCTGACACCAGTGGCAGCCCCCCCAGCACTGTAGGAAGCCCCCCAGGTAGCTCAGCTTTCAGCCCCCCAAAGTCCGCATTCAGTCCTTTGAACCCCACCTCAGCATTTAGTCCTCCgtccaacagcagcagcagtgatccCGACAGTCCGACACACCGTAGCAAGTTCCCCTCAATGGGGATCGGACAGATCCTGAAGAAGAAAGTTCAGCTGCAGCCATTTAGCTTCCGACCAGAACAGGTTGTTGAGGAAGTGGTGTCCCCACCTCCCTACCCCATGCAGACTCTCCTCTGTGCTTCAGGTGCACTCAAGACCCTCTGCTGA
- the sod1 gene encoding superoxide dismutase [Cu-Zn], whose translation MVLKAVCVLKGAGETTGTVYFEQESESSPVKLTGEIKGLTPGEHGFHVHAFGDNTNGCISAGPHFNPQNKTHAGPNDANRHVGDLGNVSAGGDNVAKIDITDKVITLAGPFSIIGRTMVIHEKADDLGKGGNEESLKTGNAGSRLACGVIGITQ comes from the exons ATGGTGCTGAAGGCTGTCTGCGTGCTGAAAGGAGCTGGAGAAACCACTGGGACTGTTTATTTTGAACAGGAG AGTGAATCCTCCCCTGTGAAGTTGACAGGGGAAATCAAAGGCCTTACTCCTGGTGAGCATGGTTTCCATGTCCATGCTTTTGGAGACAACACAAACG GGTGCATCAGTGCAGGCCCTCACTTCAATCCTCAAAACAAGACTCATGCTGGTCCTAATGATGCAAATAG GCATGTTGGAGACCTGGGAAACGTGAGTGCAGGAGGAGATAATGTTGCGAAAATTGACATCACTGACAAGGTCATCACCCTCGCTGGTCCCTTCTCCATCATTGGCAGAACCATGGTG ATCCATGAGAAGGCTGACGATCTGGGAAAAGGAGGCAATGAAGAAAGTCTAAAGACTGGCAATGCAGGTTCACGTCTGGCCTGTGGAGTCATTGGCATCACCCAGTAA
- the scaf4a gene encoding SR-related and CTD-associated factor 4 has product MDAVNAFNHELFSLMDSKPPISRAKMISITKSAIKAMKLYKHVVQIVEKFIKKCKPEYKVAGLYVVDSIVRQSRHQFGADKDVFGPRFTKNITGTFENLCLCPVEDRSKIVRVLNLWQKNGVFKIEVIQPLLDMAAGSSSAAAACTDETGSSPPPAKEPVSAVTVSSTITPAAQLQNSDAFAAVAQLFQSSQGQQLQQMLQNFQQQPVKPEINTQPPVHAIHTHTQNVTAGLGMVPPQPPLPTQPSQQKTAFDKKLLDRFDYDDEPEVGEETKKDEMSSQPAFMQQPPAFPQHMEHLMINRSQDLSQQVPLPPNGQIQAFGLLPGQGFPVMMPPVGHALPGQPLPGSTGPPGFMGGFVPHNAAQQQQDMSMDMDRSSIKDGRHGRRSHSGSRSPKRRRSRSNSRSRRSRHRRSRSRSRDRRHHSPRSRSQERREREKERERRQKGLPPPKSETLSICSTTLWVGQLDKRTQQQDVACLLEEFGQIESINMIPPRGCAYIVMIHRQDAFRALQKLSRGSYKVNQKAIKIAWALNKGIKAEFKQYWDVELGVTYVPWSKVREDQLEELKEGGVFDIDTLSPEWSGVRKTLENPEELTHNGGSEPQQPEEAQILPVTTAAAPPAQVLPMQQPMVGVGSLQPPVFPGPIGMPPPSFPPGVPPPPFIRPGFNPLQMPPGFPPPGAMPLGLPPPSKGGAEDPPLDPAGLGNRKNDEIPEGPNLFNNQMGPIGNQVGVPPGGPPGNIQPPSGGLLGARPGIIPLQRPPVPPPPHMQRFPPPHGPRPPHPSMPPVPPQMMARGPPPQMMHHEPPPPKGGFGIPPPHNMRAPFPPHGLGPPPQGLPPPFIRPGAPRGPEGPEDMDIRPFRGDRPGFRDREPERDRDWERDRDRERDRGFGGGRRPFGDGGRGGGGDRMDGRDRPGGWHEDGGDHRGGGWERDRDRDRDRDRDRDRDRDRDRRDWRERRSSLDCERERGRGDDGDRERGRGEGGERGRAEGGSRERGRGAEGKEGDRPRRSERRERTTRWDRDDRLAELENMDKFRTSDGTEQPPVTPVVTTETSKEPSVEDSQKKEESEPLAPPPEITTATAEPLPSEPLTSAQSDPVETEQEAAS; this is encoded by the exons ATGGATGCCGTCAACGCCTTTAACCACGAG TTATTCTCGTTGATGGACTCCAAGCCCCCAATATCTCGGGCAAAGATGATCTCCATCACCAAATCAGCCATCAAAGCTATGAAA cTCTACAAGCATGTGGTCCAGATTGTGGAGAAATTTATCAAAAAG TGTAAGCCTGAGTACAAGGTAGCAGGCTTGTATGTAGTGGACTCCATTGTTAGGCAGTCCAGACACCAGTTTGGAGCAGACAAGGACGTCTTTGGCCCAAGGTTCACCAAAAACATCACAGGAACTTTTGAGAACCTCTGCCTTTGCCCTGTAGAGGACAGG AGTAAGATAGTGCGGGTGTTGAACCTGTGGCAGAAGAATGGGGTGTTTAAGATCGAGGTTATTCAGCCCCTCTTGGACATGGCAGCTGGCTCTAGCAGTGCTGCTGCAGCCTGCACAGATGAGACAG GTTCTTCTCCACCTCCTGCCAAAGAGCCAGTTTCTGCAGTTACTGTTAGCTCCACTATAACACCTGCTGCTCAGCTGCAAAACTCTGATGCCTTTGCTGCTGTGGCACAGCTTTTCCAGTCCTCACAGGGTCAACAG CTTCAACAGATGCTCCAGAACTTTCAGCAGCAGCCAGTTAAGCCCGAGATCAACACTCAGCCTCCAGTCCATGCCATTCATACGCACACCCAAAACGTCACCGCTGGCCTGGGCATGGTCCCCCCGCAGCCTCCCCTGCCCACCCAACCCAGCCAGCAGAAGACAGCCTTTGATAAG AAATTGCTTGACCGTTTTGACTACGATGATGAACCAGAAGttggagaagaaacaaagaaggatGAAATGTCGTCACAGCCCGCCTT TATGCAGCAGCCTCCAGCCTTCCCACAGCACATGGAGCACTTGATGATAAACAGGTCACAAGACCTCTCACAACAG gttcctctcccTCCTAATGGCCAGATCCAGGCCTTTGGTTTACTGCCTGGACAAGGCTTTCCAGTTATGATGCCTCCTGTGGGGCATGCTCTGCCAGGGCAGCCCCTCCCTGGCTCCACTGGGCCTCCAGGATTCATGGGGGGATTCGTTCCCCATAATGCAGCCCAGCAGCAACAG GATATGTCAATGGATATGGACCGTTCATCTATCAAGGATGGCAGACATGGGCGAAGGTCACACTCCGGCTCCAG aTCTCCAAAGCGGAGGAGGTCACGGTCTAATTCTCGTTCACGGCGATCCAGGCACAGGCGATCCCGCTCACGCTCCAGAGACCGACGTCATCATTCCCCGCGCTCACGCTCGCAGGAACGcagggaaagggagaaagagagggagcgaCGGCAAAAAGGCCTTCCACCACCCAAGAGTGAGACACTAAGCA tTTGCAGTACAACTCTCTGGGTGGGTCAGCTGGACAAGAGAACACAACAGCAAGACGTTGCCTGTTTACTGGAGGAATTTGGACAGATAGAGTCCATCAAT ATGATCCCCCCTCGTGGCTGTGCGTATATTGTCATGATACACCGGCAAGATGCCTTCAGGGCTTTACAGAAGCTCAGTCGAGGATCCTACAAAGTTAACCAGAAAGCCATCAAA ATTGCTTGGGCATTGAACAAGGGCATAAAGGCTGAGTTTAAGCAGTACTGGGACGTGGAGCTGGGTGTCACCTATGTGCCTTGGTCTAAAGTAAGAGAGGACCAGCTGGAGGAGCTGAAAGAAGGAGGAGTATTCGACATAGACACCTTATCACCAG AGTGGAGTGGAGTGAGGAAGACTCTTGAGAACCCAGAAGAACTAACACACAATGGTGGTTCAGAGCCACAGCAGCCAGAGGAGGCTCAAATATTACCTGTGACTACtgcagctgctcctcctgcacaG GTTCTTCCAATGCAGCAGCCAATGGTTGGTGTGGGTTCTCTCCAGCCTCCTGTCTTCCCTGGTCCCATTGGCATGCCTCCGCCTTCTTTCCCCCCAGGcgttccccctcctcctttcatcagACCTGGCTTCAATCCCTTGCAGATGCCTCCAG GTTTCCCTCCTCCTGGTGCCATGCCTCTAGGTCTCCCACCTCCTTCCAAAGGTGGAGCTGAAGACCCACCTTTAGACCCAGCAGGTCTGGGCAACAGAAAAAATGACGAGATCCCTGAGGGTCCCAACCTCTTCAATAACCAGATGGGACCAATAG gtAACCAGGTAGGTGTACCTCCAGGTGGTCCTCCAGGAAACATTCAACCCCCTTCTGGTGGTCTCCTTGGTGCACGGCCTGGAATAATTCCACTACAGCGTCCTCCGGTACCCCCACCACCCCACATGCAACGTTTTCCTCCACCCCATGGGCCACGACCCCCGCATCCCAGCATGCCGCCCGTGCCCCCACAGATGATGGCCAGGGGGCCCCCCCCTCAGATGATGCACCATGAACCCCCTCCACCCAAAGGAGGCTTTGGGATTCCCCCTCCCCATAATATGAGGGCACCATTCCCTCCACATGGGCTGGGCCCTCCTCCTCAaggtcttcctcctccttttatcAGACCAGGGGCTCCACGAGGCCCTGAAGGTCCAGAAGACATGGATATCAGACCATTCAGGGGAGACAGGCCTGGATTCAGGGAccgagagccagagagagacagagactggGAACGGGAtagggatagagagagggacagaggcTTTGGAGGAGGAAGACGTCCATTtggtgatggagggaggggaggaggcgGTGATAGAATGGATGGGAGGGACAGGCCTGGAGGCTGGCACGAAGACGGAGGCGATCACCGTGGAGGTGgatgggagagagacagagacagagatcgGGACCGTGATCGggacagagacagggacagagacagggacagaCGGGACTGGAGGGAGAGGCGAAGCAGCCTGGATTGCGAAAGAGAACGAGGGAGGGGTGACGATGGGGatagggagcgagggaggggggagggtggagaaagaggaagggcagaaggagggagccgagagagagggagaggagctGAGGGAAAAGAAGGGGACAGGCCAAGGCGGTCGGAACGCCGAGAGAGAACCACACGGTGGGACAGGGATGACCGATTGGCAGAACTGGAAAATATGGACAAATTTCGGACCTCTGATGGCACAGAGCAACCTCCTGTGACTCCTGTGGTTACCACGGAAACCAGTAAAGAACCAAGTGTGGAAGATtcacaaaagaaggaagaatcAGAACctttagccccgccccctgaaATAACTACTGCTACAGCAGAGCCGCTGCCCTCTGAGCCCTTAACGTCAGCTCAAAGTGACCCTGTAGAAACTGAACAGGAAGCAGCCTCATAG